The following coding sequences lie in one Salmo salar chromosome ssa13, Ssal_v3.1, whole genome shotgun sequence genomic window:
- the LOC106566849 gene encoding cold shock domain-containing protein E1 isoform X9 — MGSPWKGFVEFTLPASPPAAFVSADLSSTSPVGLSLSPYGRSCDPVLTPLSDMERVHSEPPLARNTASATSVVAIPRSFSVSHKKHKRTPLYQRSMSFDPGMLHNGHTAFANGTAVGIRETGVVEKLLTSYGFIQCSERQARLFFHCSQYNGNLQELKIGDDVEFEVSSDRRTGKPIAVKLLKIKPEVLPEERISGQVGPDSHASPFTVLHGYIHPVVSAIPTHLDGKSAPGQVPTGSVCYERNGYGFLPTQEVFYLTYTPDDIEGNMHLDTGDKVSFYMETNKHTGAVSAHNIVLVKKKQMRCQGVVCATKEAFGFIERADVVKEIFFHYSEFKGDLEALQAGDDVEFTIKERNGKEVATDVRLLAQGTVIFEDISIEQFEGTVIKVIPKVTTKNQNDPLPGRICARISYTDKELLFGEKDTKSKVTLLEGDHVQFNISTDRRDKLERATNIDILPDTFHFTKESREMGVIAAMRDGFGFIKCVDRDARMFFHFSEVLEESQLHISDEVEFTVVPDMLSAQRNHAVRIKKLPKGTVSFHTQSEQRFVGVVEKETTAAITNNKSASPSKAKEKEAEEGVISYEDCGVKLTVSYHVKDLEGAAQPQAGDKVEFSINEVKRTGQQSAVTIKILNRTVNTKRLLGYIATLKDNFGFIETANHDQEIFFHYSELCGDMENLELGDTVEYTLSKGKGNKVSAEKVTKVAAVNSVGQDVGEAVMLGKVVRPLRSVDPSQTEYQGLIEHSEEEGTKGQNYPFGIMGMTNKADCLQKGELVKFQLCTVAQTGQKMACNVVPQRKALVECVKDQFGFITYEVGESKKLFFHVKEVQDGLELQTGDEVEFSVILNQRTGKCSACNVRRVSEGPKPVATPRPDRLVNRLKSITLDDASAPRLVIVRQPRGPDNSKGFNVERKTRQPGVID, encoded by the exons ATGGGCAGCCCCTGGAAAGGCTTTGTCGAGTTTACCTTGCCCGCGTCGCCGCCTGCCGCGTTCGTTAGCGCTGACCTGAGCAGCACCTCGCCCGTCGGACTCAGCCTGTCACCGTACGGCCGATCC TGTGACCCAGTCCTGACCCCACTGTCAGATATGGAGAGAGTGCACTCTGAACCCCCTTTGGCACGTAATACTGCCTCTGCCACCTCTGTGGTGGCTATCCCCCGCTCGTTCTCGGTTTCCCACAAAAAACACAAGCGGACACCCCTGTATCAGAGATCA ATGAGTTTTGACCCTGGCATGCTCCACAATGGGCACACCGCGTTTGCCAACGGCACGGCGGTGGGCATCAGGGAGACTGGCGTGGTGGAGAAGCTGCTCACCTCCTATGGGTTCATCCAGTGCTCGGAGCGGCAGGCACGCCTCTTCTTTCACTGCTCCCAGTACAACGGCAACCTGCAGGAGCTCAAGATAGGAG aTGATGTGGAGTTTGAAGTGTCCTCAGACAGGCGTACTGGCAAGCCCATAGCAGTGAAGCTGCTTAAGATCAAACCAGAGGTGCTTCCAGAGGAGCGCATCTCGGGCCAGGTGGGGCCAGACTCGCACGCCTCTCCATTTACTGTGCTGCATGGTTATATTCATCCA GTCGTCTCAGCGATTCCTACTCACCTGGATGGCAAGTCTGCTCCAGGGCAGGTGCCCACTGGCAGTGTGTGCTACGAGAGAAATGGG TATGGATTCCTTCCCACGCAGGAGGTGTTTTACTTGACCTACACCCCAGACGACATAGAGGGCAACATGCACCTGGACACGGGAGACAAAGTCAGCTTCTACATGGAAACCAACAAGCA CACCGGTGCAGTCAGTGCACACAACATTGTCCTGGTAAAGAAGAAACAGATGAGGTGCCAGGGGGTTGTCTGTGCCACCAAG GAGGCCTTTGGGTTCATTGAGAGAGCTGACGTGGTGAAGGAGATCTTCTTCCACTACAGCGAGTTCAAGGGCGACCTGGAGGCCCTGCAGGCCGGCGACGACGTGGAGTTTACCATCAAAGAGAGAAAC GGGAAAGAGGTGGCTACTGACGTGAGGCTGCTCGCCCAGGGGACAGTCATATTTGAGGACATCAGCATCGAGCAGTTTGAAGGCACTGTTATCAAGGTCATCCCTAAAGTAACAACCAAGAACCAG AATGATCCACTACCAGGCCGCATCTGTGCCAGGATCAGTTACACGGACAAGGAGCTCCTGTTTGGTGAGAAGGACACCAAGTCCAAGGTGACCCTGCTGGAAGGTGACCATGTGCAGTTCAACATTTCCACGGACCGAAGGGACAAGCTGGAGCGGGCCACCAACATCGACATCCTGCCCGATACCTTCCACTTCACCAAGGAGTCCCGTGAGATG GGTGTGATCGCTGCCATGCGCGACGGCTTTGGCTTCATCAAGTGTGTGGACCGGGACGCCAGGATGTTCTTTCACTTTAGCGAGGTCCTGGAGGAGAGCCAGCTGCACATCTCTGACGAAGTAGAGTTCACCGTTGTGCCC GACATGCTGTCTGCCCAGAGGAACCATGCGGTGCGCATCAAGAAGCTGCCCAAAGGCACCGTATCCTTCCATACCCAGTCTGAGCAGCGCTTTGTGGGCGTGGTAGAGAAGGAGACCACGGCAGCCATCACCAACAACAAGAGCGCAAGCCCCAGCAAGGCCAAAGAGAAG GAAGCAGAAGAGGGAGTGATTTCTTATGAGGACTGTGGAGTGAAGCTGACTGTGTCGTACCATGTCAAAGACCTGGAGGGAGCTGCCCAGCCACAGGCAGGAGACAAG GTGGAGTTCTCCATCAATGAGGTAAAGAGGACGGGCCAGCAGAGTGCGGTCACGATTAAGATCCTCAACCGCACAGTCAACACCAAAAGGCTGCTGGGATACATCGCCACCCTGAAAGACAACTTTGGGTTCATTGAGACGGCCAATCACGATCAAGAGATCTTCTTTCACTACAG TGAGCTGTGTGGAGACATGGAGAACCTGGAGCTGGGTGACACTGTGGAATACACCCTGTCCAAGGGCAAAGGAAACAAAGTCAGCGCTGAGAAGGTTACGAAGGTAGCAGCAG TGAATAGTGTGGGGCAGGATGTTGGTGAGGCGGTGATGCTGGGGAAGGTGGTGCGCCCTCTGCGTAGTGTGGACCCGTCGCAGACAGAGTACCAGGGGCTCATCGAGCACTCAGAGGAAG AGGGCACGAAGGGCCAGAATTACCCCTTTGGCATCATGGGCATGACAAACAAGGCAGACTGTCTGCAGAAAGGAGAGCTGGTGAAGTTCCAGCTGTGCACAGTGGCCCAGACAGGACAGAAGATGGCTTGCAACGTTGTCCCCCAACGCAAAGCCTTAGTGGAGTGCGTCAAGGACCAG TTTGGTTTCATCACATATGAAGTTGGTGAGAGTAAGAAGCTGTTTTTCCATGTCAAAGAGGTGCAGGATGGCTTGGAGCTCCAGACTGGGGATGAGGTGGAGTTCTCAGTCATTCTCAACCAACGCACAGGGAAATGTAGTGCCTGCAATGTGCGCAGAGTCAG TGAAGGGCCTAAACCGGTGGCAACCCCCCGTCCCGATCGTTTGGTCAACCGGCTCAAGAGCATCACCCTGGATGACGCTAGCGCCCCCCGCCTAGTCATTGTGAGACAGCCCCGTGGCCCTGACAACTCAAAG GGCTTCAACGTGGAGCGGAAGACTCGTCAACCGGGTGTAATTGACTGA
- the LOC106566849 gene encoding cold shock domain-containing protein E1 isoform X4 — MGSPWKGFVEFTLPASPPAAFVSADLSSTSPVGLSLSPYGRSCDPVLTPLSDMERVHSEPPLARNTASATSVVAIPRSFSVSHKKHKRTPLYQRSMSFDPGMLHNGHTAFANGTAVGIRETGVVEKLLTSYGFIQCSERQARLFFHCSQYNGNLQELKIGDDVEFEVSSDRRTGKPIAVKLLKIKPEVLPEERISGQVGPDSHASPFTVLHGYIHPVVSAIPTHLDGKSAPGQVPTGSVCYERNGYGFLPTQEVFYLTYTPDDIEGNMHLDTGDKVSFYMETNKHTGAVSAHNIVLVKKKQMRCQGVVCATKEAFGFIERADVVKEIFFHYSEFKGDLEALQAGDDVEFTIKERNGKEVATDVRLLAQGTVIFEDISIEQFEGTVIKVIPKVTTKNQNDPLPGRICARISYTDKELLFGEKDTKSKVTLLEGDHVQFNISTDRRDKLERATNIDILPDTFHFTKESREMVRTLRRSMGVIAAMRDGFGFIKCVDRDARMFFHFSEVLEESQLHISDEVEFTVVPDMLSAQRNHAVRIKKLPKGTVSFHTQSEQRFVGVVEKETTAAITNNKSASPSKAKEKKKDKEAEEGVISYEDCGVKLTVSYHVKDLEGAAQPQAGDKVEFSINEVKRTGQQSAVTIKILNRTVNTKRLLGYIATLKDNFGFIETANHDQEIFFHYSELCGDMENLELGDTVEYTLSKGKGNKVSAEKVTKVAAVNSVGQDVGEAVMLGKVVRPLRSVDPSQTEYQGLIEHSEEEGTKGQNYPFGIMGMTNKADCLQKGELVKFQLCTVAQTGQKMACNVVPQRKALVECVKDQFGFITYEVGESKKLFFHVKEVQDGLELQTGDEVEFSVILNQRTGKCSACNVRRVSEGPKPVATPRPDRLVNRLKSITLDDASAPRLVIVRQPRGPDNSKGFNVERKTRQPGVID; from the exons ATGGGCAGCCCCTGGAAAGGCTTTGTCGAGTTTACCTTGCCCGCGTCGCCGCCTGCCGCGTTCGTTAGCGCTGACCTGAGCAGCACCTCGCCCGTCGGACTCAGCCTGTCACCGTACGGCCGATCC TGTGACCCAGTCCTGACCCCACTGTCAGATATGGAGAGAGTGCACTCTGAACCCCCTTTGGCACGTAATACTGCCTCTGCCACCTCTGTGGTGGCTATCCCCCGCTCGTTCTCGGTTTCCCACAAAAAACACAAGCGGACACCCCTGTATCAGAGATCA ATGAGTTTTGACCCTGGCATGCTCCACAATGGGCACACCGCGTTTGCCAACGGCACGGCGGTGGGCATCAGGGAGACTGGCGTGGTGGAGAAGCTGCTCACCTCCTATGGGTTCATCCAGTGCTCGGAGCGGCAGGCACGCCTCTTCTTTCACTGCTCCCAGTACAACGGCAACCTGCAGGAGCTCAAGATAGGAG aTGATGTGGAGTTTGAAGTGTCCTCAGACAGGCGTACTGGCAAGCCCATAGCAGTGAAGCTGCTTAAGATCAAACCAGAGGTGCTTCCAGAGGAGCGCATCTCGGGCCAGGTGGGGCCAGACTCGCACGCCTCTCCATTTACTGTGCTGCATGGTTATATTCATCCA GTCGTCTCAGCGATTCCTACTCACCTGGATGGCAAGTCTGCTCCAGGGCAGGTGCCCACTGGCAGTGTGTGCTACGAGAGAAATGGG TATGGATTCCTTCCCACGCAGGAGGTGTTTTACTTGACCTACACCCCAGACGACATAGAGGGCAACATGCACCTGGACACGGGAGACAAAGTCAGCTTCTACATGGAAACCAACAAGCA CACCGGTGCAGTCAGTGCACACAACATTGTCCTGGTAAAGAAGAAACAGATGAGGTGCCAGGGGGTTGTCTGTGCCACCAAG GAGGCCTTTGGGTTCATTGAGAGAGCTGACGTGGTGAAGGAGATCTTCTTCCACTACAGCGAGTTCAAGGGCGACCTGGAGGCCCTGCAGGCCGGCGACGACGTGGAGTTTACCATCAAAGAGAGAAAC GGGAAAGAGGTGGCTACTGACGTGAGGCTGCTCGCCCAGGGGACAGTCATATTTGAGGACATCAGCATCGAGCAGTTTGAAGGCACTGTTATCAAGGTCATCCCTAAAGTAACAACCAAGAACCAG AATGATCCACTACCAGGCCGCATCTGTGCCAGGATCAGTTACACGGACAAGGAGCTCCTGTTTGGTGAGAAGGACACCAAGTCCAAGGTGACCCTGCTGGAAGGTGACCATGTGCAGTTCAACATTTCCACGGACCGAAGGGACAAGCTGGAGCGGGCCACCAACATCGACATCCTGCCCGATACCTTCCACTTCACCAAGGAGTCCCGTGAGATGGTAAGGACCCTGAGGAGATCCATG GGTGTGATCGCTGCCATGCGCGACGGCTTTGGCTTCATCAAGTGTGTGGACCGGGACGCCAGGATGTTCTTTCACTTTAGCGAGGTCCTGGAGGAGAGCCAGCTGCACATCTCTGACGAAGTAGAGTTCACCGTTGTGCCC GACATGCTGTCTGCCCAGAGGAACCATGCGGTGCGCATCAAGAAGCTGCCCAAAGGCACCGTATCCTTCCATACCCAGTCTGAGCAGCGCTTTGTGGGCGTGGTAGAGAAGGAGACCACGGCAGCCATCACCAACAACAAGAGCGCAAGCCCCAGCAAGGCCAAAGAGAAG AAAAAAGACAAG GAAGCAGAAGAGGGAGTGATTTCTTATGAGGACTGTGGAGTGAAGCTGACTGTGTCGTACCATGTCAAAGACCTGGAGGGAGCTGCCCAGCCACAGGCAGGAGACAAG GTGGAGTTCTCCATCAATGAGGTAAAGAGGACGGGCCAGCAGAGTGCGGTCACGATTAAGATCCTCAACCGCACAGTCAACACCAAAAGGCTGCTGGGATACATCGCCACCCTGAAAGACAACTTTGGGTTCATTGAGACGGCCAATCACGATCAAGAGATCTTCTTTCACTACAG TGAGCTGTGTGGAGACATGGAGAACCTGGAGCTGGGTGACACTGTGGAATACACCCTGTCCAAGGGCAAAGGAAACAAAGTCAGCGCTGAGAAGGTTACGAAGGTAGCAGCAG TGAATAGTGTGGGGCAGGATGTTGGTGAGGCGGTGATGCTGGGGAAGGTGGTGCGCCCTCTGCGTAGTGTGGACCCGTCGCAGACAGAGTACCAGGGGCTCATCGAGCACTCAGAGGAAG AGGGCACGAAGGGCCAGAATTACCCCTTTGGCATCATGGGCATGACAAACAAGGCAGACTGTCTGCAGAAAGGAGAGCTGGTGAAGTTCCAGCTGTGCACAGTGGCCCAGACAGGACAGAAGATGGCTTGCAACGTTGTCCCCCAACGCAAAGCCTTAGTGGAGTGCGTCAAGGACCAG TTTGGTTTCATCACATATGAAGTTGGTGAGAGTAAGAAGCTGTTTTTCCATGTCAAAGAGGTGCAGGATGGCTTGGAGCTCCAGACTGGGGATGAGGTGGAGTTCTCAGTCATTCTCAACCAACGCACAGGGAAATGTAGTGCCTGCAATGTGCGCAGAGTCAG TGAAGGGCCTAAACCGGTGGCAACCCCCCGTCCCGATCGTTTGGTCAACCGGCTCAAGAGCATCACCCTGGATGACGCTAGCGCCCCCCGCCTAGTCATTGTGAGACAGCCCCGTGGCCCTGACAACTCAAAG GGCTTCAACGTGGAGCGGAAGACTCGTCAACCGGGTGTAATTGACTGA
- the LOC106566849 gene encoding cold shock domain-containing protein E1 isoform X7 — translation MGSPWKGFVEFTLPASPPAAFVSADLSSTSPVGLSLSPYGRSCDPVLTPLSDMERVHSEPPLARNTASATSVVAIPRSFSVSHKKHKRTPLYQRSMSFDPGMLHNGHTAFANGTAVGIRETGVVEKLLTSYGFIQCSERQARLFFHCSQYNGNLQELKIGDDVEFEVSSDRRTGKPIAVKLLKIKPEVLPEERISGQVGPDSHASPFTVLHGYIHPVVSAIPTHLDGKSAPGQVPTGSVCYERNGYGFLPTQEVFYLTYTPDDIEGNMHLDTGDKVSFYMETNKHTGAVSAHNIVLVKKKQMRCQGVVCATKEAFGFIERADVVKEIFFHYSEFKGDLEALQAGDDVEFTIKERNGKEVATDVRLLAQGTVIFEDISIEQFEGTVIKVIPKVTTKNQNDPLPGRICARISYTDKELLFGEKDTKSKVTLLEGDHVQFNISTDRRDKLERATNIDILPDTFHFTKESREMGVIAAMRDGFGFIKCVDRDARMFFHFSEVLEESQLHISDEVEFTVVPDMLSAQRNHAVRIKKLPKGTVSFHTQSEQRFVGVVEKETTAAITNNKSASPSKAKEKKKDKEAEEGVISYEDCGVKLTVSYHVKDLEGAAQPQAGDKVEFSINEVKRTGQQSAVTIKILNRTVNTKRLLGYIATLKDNFGFIETANHDQEIFFHYSELCGDMENLELGDTVEYTLSKGKGNKVSAEKVTKVAAVNSVGQDVGEAVMLGKVVRPLRSVDPSQTEYQGLIEHSEEEGTKGQNYPFGIMGMTNKADCLQKGELVKFQLCTVAQTGQKMACNVVPQRKALVECVKDQFGFITYEVGESKKLFFHVKEVQDGLELQTGDEVEFSVILNQRTGKCSACNVRRVSEGPKPVATPRPDRLVNRLKSITLDDASAPRLVIVRQPRGPDNSKGFNVERKTRQPGVID, via the exons ATGGGCAGCCCCTGGAAAGGCTTTGTCGAGTTTACCTTGCCCGCGTCGCCGCCTGCCGCGTTCGTTAGCGCTGACCTGAGCAGCACCTCGCCCGTCGGACTCAGCCTGTCACCGTACGGCCGATCC TGTGACCCAGTCCTGACCCCACTGTCAGATATGGAGAGAGTGCACTCTGAACCCCCTTTGGCACGTAATACTGCCTCTGCCACCTCTGTGGTGGCTATCCCCCGCTCGTTCTCGGTTTCCCACAAAAAACACAAGCGGACACCCCTGTATCAGAGATCA ATGAGTTTTGACCCTGGCATGCTCCACAATGGGCACACCGCGTTTGCCAACGGCACGGCGGTGGGCATCAGGGAGACTGGCGTGGTGGAGAAGCTGCTCACCTCCTATGGGTTCATCCAGTGCTCGGAGCGGCAGGCACGCCTCTTCTTTCACTGCTCCCAGTACAACGGCAACCTGCAGGAGCTCAAGATAGGAG aTGATGTGGAGTTTGAAGTGTCCTCAGACAGGCGTACTGGCAAGCCCATAGCAGTGAAGCTGCTTAAGATCAAACCAGAGGTGCTTCCAGAGGAGCGCATCTCGGGCCAGGTGGGGCCAGACTCGCACGCCTCTCCATTTACTGTGCTGCATGGTTATATTCATCCA GTCGTCTCAGCGATTCCTACTCACCTGGATGGCAAGTCTGCTCCAGGGCAGGTGCCCACTGGCAGTGTGTGCTACGAGAGAAATGGG TATGGATTCCTTCCCACGCAGGAGGTGTTTTACTTGACCTACACCCCAGACGACATAGAGGGCAACATGCACCTGGACACGGGAGACAAAGTCAGCTTCTACATGGAAACCAACAAGCA CACCGGTGCAGTCAGTGCACACAACATTGTCCTGGTAAAGAAGAAACAGATGAGGTGCCAGGGGGTTGTCTGTGCCACCAAG GAGGCCTTTGGGTTCATTGAGAGAGCTGACGTGGTGAAGGAGATCTTCTTCCACTACAGCGAGTTCAAGGGCGACCTGGAGGCCCTGCAGGCCGGCGACGACGTGGAGTTTACCATCAAAGAGAGAAAC GGGAAAGAGGTGGCTACTGACGTGAGGCTGCTCGCCCAGGGGACAGTCATATTTGAGGACATCAGCATCGAGCAGTTTGAAGGCACTGTTATCAAGGTCATCCCTAAAGTAACAACCAAGAACCAG AATGATCCACTACCAGGCCGCATCTGTGCCAGGATCAGTTACACGGACAAGGAGCTCCTGTTTGGTGAGAAGGACACCAAGTCCAAGGTGACCCTGCTGGAAGGTGACCATGTGCAGTTCAACATTTCCACGGACCGAAGGGACAAGCTGGAGCGGGCCACCAACATCGACATCCTGCCCGATACCTTCCACTTCACCAAGGAGTCCCGTGAGATG GGTGTGATCGCTGCCATGCGCGACGGCTTTGGCTTCATCAAGTGTGTGGACCGGGACGCCAGGATGTTCTTTCACTTTAGCGAGGTCCTGGAGGAGAGCCAGCTGCACATCTCTGACGAAGTAGAGTTCACCGTTGTGCCC GACATGCTGTCTGCCCAGAGGAACCATGCGGTGCGCATCAAGAAGCTGCCCAAAGGCACCGTATCCTTCCATACCCAGTCTGAGCAGCGCTTTGTGGGCGTGGTAGAGAAGGAGACCACGGCAGCCATCACCAACAACAAGAGCGCAAGCCCCAGCAAGGCCAAAGAGAAG AAAAAAGACAAG GAAGCAGAAGAGGGAGTGATTTCTTATGAGGACTGTGGAGTGAAGCTGACTGTGTCGTACCATGTCAAAGACCTGGAGGGAGCTGCCCAGCCACAGGCAGGAGACAAG GTGGAGTTCTCCATCAATGAGGTAAAGAGGACGGGCCAGCAGAGTGCGGTCACGATTAAGATCCTCAACCGCACAGTCAACACCAAAAGGCTGCTGGGATACATCGCCACCCTGAAAGACAACTTTGGGTTCATTGAGACGGCCAATCACGATCAAGAGATCTTCTTTCACTACAG TGAGCTGTGTGGAGACATGGAGAACCTGGAGCTGGGTGACACTGTGGAATACACCCTGTCCAAGGGCAAAGGAAACAAAGTCAGCGCTGAGAAGGTTACGAAGGTAGCAGCAG TGAATAGTGTGGGGCAGGATGTTGGTGAGGCGGTGATGCTGGGGAAGGTGGTGCGCCCTCTGCGTAGTGTGGACCCGTCGCAGACAGAGTACCAGGGGCTCATCGAGCACTCAGAGGAAG AGGGCACGAAGGGCCAGAATTACCCCTTTGGCATCATGGGCATGACAAACAAGGCAGACTGTCTGCAGAAAGGAGAGCTGGTGAAGTTCCAGCTGTGCACAGTGGCCCAGACAGGACAGAAGATGGCTTGCAACGTTGTCCCCCAACGCAAAGCCTTAGTGGAGTGCGTCAAGGACCAG TTTGGTTTCATCACATATGAAGTTGGTGAGAGTAAGAAGCTGTTTTTCCATGTCAAAGAGGTGCAGGATGGCTTGGAGCTCCAGACTGGGGATGAGGTGGAGTTCTCAGTCATTCTCAACCAACGCACAGGGAAATGTAGTGCCTGCAATGTGCGCAGAGTCAG TGAAGGGCCTAAACCGGTGGCAACCCCCCGTCCCGATCGTTTGGTCAACCGGCTCAAGAGCATCACCCTGGATGACGCTAGCGCCCCCCGCCTAGTCATTGTGAGACAGCCCCGTGGCCCTGACAACTCAAAG GGCTTCAACGTGGAGCGGAAGACTCGTCAACCGGGTGTAATTGACTGA